The following proteins come from a genomic window of Lolium rigidum isolate FL_2022 chromosome 5, APGP_CSIRO_Lrig_0.1, whole genome shotgun sequence:
- the LOC124657599 gene encoding TORTIFOLIA1-like protein 2 has translation MKSNAAPSKGKAAFELKHRLAQALNKIGDRDTYQIGLGELQNAAATLSLDTVGPFLSCVTDTDADQKSAVRKECVRAIGALARSHGSLLAPHMPKVVASVVKRLRDADSVVRDACVDTCGTLSVCAREYGDGGAALVALVRPLFESLGEQNRYVQAGAALCLAKVIDESSYFPGPVLPQMLGRVVKILKNPHFMAKPAVIELIRSIVQAEGATTEQALSSALTSIMDSLKSSDWTTRKAASLALSSIAVSSGYLVASFRTSCLRSLERCKFDKVKPVRDAVTHAIQLWKAIPGSDTPEPSEAGSSTKENFFSDRHDARSVHDAESRETSFRRVDPTPSASVMSGSSITSVKKRSPLSVNKIPQNNASNQQRLQSSDWHVEISVPKQNTKPDLGKKGYGNDCMLRYAKGGAYEIVDEDGKSDYDPMDDKQECSSLSEVASRSCETKHVTSALEVTEDYDSAQVTELCPRVRESKSIDSSVTDVTSHGTHTCCLSATKELALIRKQLQEMERKQANLFDLLQEFMSNSVENMSVLNSKVHNLENAVDNTVYTVPQSESRYRLPGSKVFNNQIVSSSPRLSNLTPRSSVDANFKPPAIPRLKHEKKWAHDLPSRGTSACPKEGPEFLKGHTHNRVMKSGAGSLEERHIPCSVRNRASGIKGNFQVPFTSSCGQIDLQNAPCAANQVGEFHGADGMEPAYAEALSYGDYDDLIDLMDRTGPVLDKLSRETASDLLRVIAGQFLNTKLFELALPWIQQVLDLSTVYKPSQVFVSVRAQREFLSALEEAASSGSTEPAIRIAIVQLTFKLTKVCEAVPCRKISTRVSRGTESIMAAAM, from the exons ATGAAGTCCAACGCGGCGCCGTCCAAGGGCAAGGCGGCGTTCGAGCTGAAGCACAGGCTGGCGCAGGCCCTCAACAagatcggcgacagggacacGTACCAGATCGGGCTGGGAGAGCTGCAGAACGCCGCCGCCACCCTATCCCTCGACACCGTCGGCCCGTTCCTCTCCTGCGTGACCGACACCGACGCGGACCAGAAGAGCGCCGTGCGCAAGGAGTGCGTCAGGGCCATCGGCGCGCTGGCGCGGTCCCACGGGAGCCTGCTGGCGCCGCACATGCCCAAGGTGGTGGCCAGCGTGGTGAAGCGGCTCCGGGACGCCGACTCGGTCGTCAGGGACGCGTGCGTCGACACCTGCGGCACGCTCTCGGTGTGCGCCAGGGAGTATGGGGACGGTGGGGCGGCGCTGGTGGCGCTGGTCAGGCCGCTGTTTGAGTCGCTGGGTGAGCAGAATCGGTATGTGCAGGCCGGGGCGGCGCTGTGCCTGGCCAAGGTTATTGATGAGAGCAGCTACTTCCCGGGCCCTGTTCTTCCCCAGATGCTTGGCCGTGTCGTCAAGATCCTCAAGAACCCGCATTTCATGGCCAAGCCTGCGGTGATCGAGCTCATCAGAAGCATTGTTCAG GCTGAAGGTGCTACTACAGAGCAGGCTTTATCATCAGCACTAACAAGTATTATGGATTCCCTGAAGAGTAGTgactggactacaaggaaagcagCTTCTCTAGCCCTTTCTAGTATCGCTGTCAGCTCAGGATATTTGGTTGCCTCTTTCAGAACTTCCTGCCTGCGCTCCCTTGAGCGTTGCAAATTTGACAAG GTAAAACCGGTGCGTGATGCAGTTACCCATGCCATTCAGTTGTGGAAAGCTATTCCAGGGTCTGATACTCCAGAACCGTCAGAAGCTGGATCATCCACGAAAG AAAACTTCTTCAGCGACCGTCATGATGCCAGAAGTGTACATGATGCTGAATCAAGAGAGACTTCTTTTAGAAGAGTTGATCCTACACCTTCAGCATCTGTTATGAGTGGTAGTTCTATCACTTCAGTAAAGAAGAGATCCCCATTGTCTGTCAACAAAATACCCCAAAACAATGCCTCAAATCAGCAGCGTTTGCAGTCAAGTGACTGGCATGTGGAGATATCAGTCCCTAAGCAGAATACAAAGCCAGATCTTGGGAAGAAGGGATACGGTAACGACTGCATGTTGAGATATGCAAAAGGAGGTGCTTATGAAATCGTAGATGAAGATGGCAAGTCTGACTATGACCCCATGGATGATAAGCAAGAATGCTCCTCTTTATCAGAAGTGGCCAGCAGGAGCTGTGAGACAAAGCATGTGACCTCTGCTCTGGAAGTCACTGAAGACTATGATTCCGCACAGGTTACTGAGCTGTGCCCTAGGGTTCGAGAGAGTAAGAGCATTGATTCAAGTGTTACAGATGTCACATCACAtggtacacatacttgttgtctgAGTGCGACGAAAGAATTAGCCCTTATTAGGAAGCAACTACAAGAAATGGAAAGGAAGCAAGCAAATCTTTTTGATCTTCTGCAG GAATTCATGTCAAACTCTGTGGAGAATATGTCAGTGCTGAACTCAAAAGTACACAATTTGGAGAATGCTGTAGACAACACTGTGTATACAGTACCCCAGAGTGAAAGCCGGTACCGACTTCCTGGTTCCAAGGTGTTTAACAACCAGATAGTCTCTTCTTCACCCAGGCTTTCTAATTTGACACCTAGATCATCTGTTGATGCTAACTTTAAGCCACCAGCAATTCCTCGTTTGAAACATGAAAAGAAGTGGGCTCATGATCTACCATCTAGGGGCACAAGTGCATGCCCAAAAGAGGGACCTGAATTTCTAAAGGGCCACACGCATAACAGAGTTATGAAGTCTGGGGCTGGGAGCTTGGAGGAAAGACACATTCCATGTTCAGTGAGGAATCGAGCATCGGGGATTAAGGGGAACTTTCAGGTTCCATTTACAAGTTCGTGTGGTCAGATTGATCTGCAAAATGCACCGTGTGCTGCTAATCAGGTTGGCGAGTTTCATGGTGCTGACGGCATGGAGCCTGCATATGCAGAAGCCCTTAGCTATGGTGATTATGATGATCTCATTGACCTGATGGATAGAACCGGACCTGTTCTTGACAAGTTATCACGTGAAACTGCAAGTGACCTTCTAAGGGTTATTGCTGGCCAATTCCTCAATACAAAGTTATTTGAATTGGCACTGCCTTGGATTCAACAG GTACTGGATTTGAGCACAGTTTACAAGCCAAGCCAAGTCTTTGTGTCTGTGAGAGCTCAGAGGGAGTTCCTTTCTGCATTGGAGGAAGCAGCATCCAGTGGATCCACAGAACCAGCCATTAGAATTGCCATCGTGCAGCTTACATTTAAACTGACCAAAGTTTGTGAGGCTGTCCCATGCAG GAAAATCTCAACTAGGGTATCCAGAGGAACTGAATCCATCATGGCTGCTGCGATGTGA
- the LOC124652667 gene encoding organic cation/carnitine transporter 7-like, protein MEDGVSTYTVDEALVSMGFGKFQAFVLAYSGMAKISEAMEMMLLSFVGQSVQAEWGLSAQEESLITSVVFLGMLVGAYCWGLVSDNYGRRVGFNFTALVTGGAGLLSAFAPNYSSLIVLRFLVGVGLGGGPVLSSWFLEFVPAPNRGTWMVIFSAFWTIGTIMEASLAWAVMPAFGWRWLLALSSLPSFALLLFYPLTLESPRYLCMKGRIADALHVMETMARVNRVALPSGRLTSGHRMELHEISDSSETAQLVSARKTNPADHASKSGIGGLNAILRLLSPNLIRSTLLLWTVFLGLAFLYYGLVLLTSELSHGNRICGSEGAVAIETTHTIDANLYRNVFITSFGEVPGLILSAAIVDKIGRKLSMSLMLYISCLCIAPLMFSQPESLTTVFLFGARICISASFIVLHIYAPEIYPTAVRATGVGFASSIARLGGILCPLVAVGMVHACHQTAAIAVFIAVMLVSAVAVSYFPLETSGRKLSDHIAS, encoded by the exons ATGGAGGATGGCGTGTCTACCTATACTGTCGATGAGGCGCTTGTGTCAATGGGGTTTGGAAAGTTCCAAGCATTCGTGCTTGCCTATTCCGGGATGGCTAAGATCTCTGAGGCGATGGAAATGATGCTTCTGTCATTTGTTGGGCAGTCTGTCCAAGCTGAATGGGGTCTTTCTGCACAGGAAGAGAGTCTCATCACAAGTGTTGTATTTTTAGGGATGCTTGTAGGAGCATACTGTTGGGGCTTAGTTTCGGACAACTACGGGAGAAG GGTTGGATTTAATTTCACAGCCCTTGTAACTGGTGGTGCTGGTCTCCTTAGTGCCTTCGCGCCAAACTATTCATCTTTGATTGTACTAAGATTCTTAGTTGGCGTTGGACTGGGTGGTGGACCAGTTCTATCTTCTTGGTTCCTAGAATTTGTCCCTGCTCCCAACCGAGGAACTTGGATGGTTATTTTTTCAGCATTCTGGACCATTGGCACAATAATGGAAGCTTCGCTTGCTTGG GCTGTGATGCCAGCTTTTGGCTGGAGGTGGCTGCTAGCACTTTCATCATTGCCATCATTTGCCCTACTACTCTTCTACCCATTGACACTTGAGTCACCAAGATACTTATGCATGAAGGGCAGAATAGCCGATGCACTGCACGTTATGGAAACAATGGCACGAGTAAACCGTGTGGCTCTCCCTTCTGGACGGCTTACTTCTGGCCATCGAATGGAGCTCCACGAGATTTCAGATTCCTCAGAAACTGCGCAGTTGGTTTCAGCTAGGAAAACCAACCCAGCTGATCATGCTAGCAAATCTGGGATCGGGGGCCTCAATGCCATCTTGAGGCTTCTGTCCCCAAATTTAATTAGATCAACTCTTCTTCTTTGGACTGTTTTTCTTGGTCTTGCCTTCTTATACTACGGCCTTGTTTTGCTAACCTCAGAATTGAGTCACGGAAATAGGATTTGTGGCTCAGAAGGAGCAGTAGCAATTGAAACAACCCACACAATCGATGCTAATCTGTACAGGAATGTATTCATTACTAGTTTTGGAG AGGTTCCTGGCCTTATTCTGTCCGCTGCCATCGTGGACAAAATCGGGCGCAAGCTCTCGATGTCATTGATGCTCTATATCAGTTGCCTGTGCATAGCTCCACTCATGTTCTCTCAACCAGAATCTCTGACGACTGTCTTTTTGTTTGGAGCGCGCATCTGCATCTCTGCGAGCTTCATTGTCCTGCACATCTACGCTCCTGAG ATATACCCAACAGCAGTCAGGGCAACTGGCGTTGGGTTTGCGAGCTCGATCGCCCGCTTAGGTGGGATCTTGTGCCCTCTCGTAGCCGTCGGTATGGTGCACGCGTGCCACCAGACCGCGGCCATCGCAGTATTCATCGCGGTGATGCTCGTCTCAGCCGTCGCCGTATCATACTTCCCCCTAGAAACAAGCGGGCGGAAATTGAGTGACCACATCGCTTCTTAG
- the LOC124658070 gene encoding LOW QUALITY PROTEIN: protein STRUBBELIG-RECEPTOR FAMILY 5-like (The sequence of the model RefSeq protein was modified relative to this genomic sequence to represent the inferred CDS: substituted 3 bases at 3 genomic stop codons), producing the protein MARRRPPPPPLACVALLFFVAATAVIAKTDRADVEALNVLFTSMNKPSKLDGWKADGGDPCDDDDEWKGIECDGSSVTEMXLPAXXNWLLKPEDGGSSDLSGLDLTGSLGYQLSGLKSHSDVSDNKLSGEIPYALPPNLVKLNLQGNAFTGGVPYSISQMSDLETLNVANNHLSGQLTDMFSHLPKLSKVDLSSNRFSGNLPQSFQYLSGLKTLNLEGNQFSGHIDILAKLDLDDLNLQNNKFTGWIPSKLKDIDSLKTDGNQWSSGSAPPGMMKGSSAGSSSSGGSDSGINGFAIGALVIAVLLVAVILLSVLARKRSSPVSSHYYMDESGLNRQFNSPYCYIWTMDEDFCFPLSGRASSVEMQSLEKSTSMDCKTPPAVPRKSMNDNEFENKLNNSRRILDPISMVSYSSSDLQAATSSWHSSRLIGQGTVGRVYKAKYAGGQVLAVKKYDPLSFSGSSDFMEIVNGISMLRHPSICEIVGYCSEPGHYMMVYEYQMNGSLYEFLHLSDDYSRPLTWDTRVRIALGIAQALEYLHETCSPPVIHKNVKSSNVLLDADLNPHLGDCGLAFFFEDPNESLGPGYSAPECARPSGYTMKSDVYSLGVVMLELLTGRKSYDSSKPRTEQSLVKFVTPKLHDMDALGELADPGLHGLYPPKSLSRYADVIARCVQADPEFRPSMSEVSQELTGCVQRSDSDRRMGGGLYSASQRSDMSDW; encoded by the exons ATGGCTCGtcgacggccgccgccgccgccgctggcctgTGTGGCTCTTCTCTTTTTTGTCGCCGCCACGGCCGTGATAGCCAAGACAGACCGGGCTGATG TTGAGGCGCTCAATGTGCTGTTCACTAGCATGAACAAGCCGTCCAAATTGGATGGCTGGAAGGCGGACGGTGGTGACCcgtgcgacgatgacgacgagtggAAGGGGATCGAATGCGACGGCTCGTCCGTCACGGAAATGTAATTGCCTGCCTGATAAAACTGGTTGCTGAAGCCTGAAGATGGGGGA agCAGTGACCTTTCGGGGCTCGATTTGACAGGCAGCCTGGGATACCAGCTCTCCGGCCTGAAATCA CACAGTGACGTGAGCGACAACAAGCTCAGCGGCGAAATCCCCTACGCTCTTCCACCGAACCTGGTTAAGCT AAATCTTCAAGGGAATGCCTTTACCGGTGGGGTTCCTTACTCGATATCTCAGATGTCTGATCTGGAGACGCT AAATGTCGCTAATAATCACTTAAGCGGGCAGTTGACGGATATGTTTTCCCACCTCCCAAAACTCTCAAAAGT GGATCTCTCTTCCAATCGCTTCTCTGGTAACCTGCCACAGAGTTTCCAATACCTTTCAGGCCTCAAGACACT GAATTTGGAGGGAAATCAATTCAGTGGCCATATTGACATCCTGGCCAAACTCGATCTCGATGATCT GAATCTGCAGAATAACAAGTTCACTGGGTGGATTCCAAGTAAATTGAAAGACATTGACAGTCTCAA GACTGACGGGAACCAGTGGTCATCCGGGTCAGCTCCTCCTGGCATGATGAAGGGATCTTCAGCAGGAAGCTCGTCGAGCGGAGGGAGTGACAGCGGGATCAACGGTTTTGCTATCGGAGCACTGGTGATAGCGGTGCTCCTTGTAGCTGTTATTCTCCTGTCGGTGTTAGCGCGGAAAAGATCCTCTCCTGTCTCATCACACTACTACATGGACGAGTCAGGTCTGAACCGACAATTTAATTCCCC GTACTGCTACATTTGGACTATGGATGAGGACTTCTGTTTTCCTTTGTCAGGTCGTGCGTCATCAGTCGAGATGCAGTCGCTGGAGAAATCGACGTCGATGGACTGTAAAACACCACCTGCTGTGCCTCGCAAGTCGATGAATGATAATGAGTTTGAGAATAAATTGAATAATTCGAGGCGAATCCTGGATCCAATAAGCATGGTATCATACTCATCATCAGACCTGCAAGCAGCCACTAGCAGCTGGCACAGTAGTAGGCTAATAGGCCAGGGAACGGTCGGTCGTGTTTACAAGGCAAAATATGCCGGTGGACAG GTGCTGGCTGTCAAGAAGTATGATCCACTGAGCTTCTCGGGGAGCAGCGACTTCATGGAAATCGTCAACGGCATCTCCATGCTGCGTCATCCGAGCATCTGCGAGATTGTGGGTTACTGCTCCGAGCCTGGGCACTACATGATGGTGTATGAATACCAGATGAACGGGTCCCTCTATGAGTTTCTGCACTTATCAGATGACTACAGCAGGCCTCTGACCTGGGACACCCGGGTTCGGATTGCTCTCGGTATAGCTCAGGCTCTGGA GTACCTGCATGAAACCTGCTCACCTCCAGTCATCCACAAGAACGTAAAATCATCTAATGTCTTGCTCGACGCTGATCTCAACCCTCACCTTGGCGATTGCGGCCTAGCATTCTTTTTCGAG GATCCAAATGAGAGCTTGGGGCCAGGGTACAGCGCCCCAGAGTGTGCAAGGCCATCAGGTTACACGATGAAGAGCGACGTGTACAGCTTGGGCGTAGTCATGCTTGAGCTATTAACCGGTCGAAAGTCCTATGATAG CTCAAAGCCAAGAACAGAACAATCCTTGGTCAAGTTTGTGACGCCGAAGCTTCACGACATGGATGCCCTGGGAGAACTGGCGGACCCAGGTTTGCACGGTCTGTACCCGCCCAAATCGCTGTCCCGCTACGCTGATGTCATCGCTCGCTGTGTTCAG GCTGACCCAGAGTTCCGGCCGTCCATGTCAGAGGTGTCGCAGGAGCTCACCGGCTGCGTCCAGCGTAGTGACAGCGACAGGAGGATGGGCGGTGGCCTTTATAGCGCCTCACAACGCAGCGACATGTCCGATTGGTGA